A single window of Phycisphaeraceae bacterium DNA harbors:
- a CDS encoding DsrE family protein: MHAPRQPRLVAALAICASAVFFLGMLAGSREPAAHAQTRVEPASPTRLAIVWTSGDPDVAHRMALMYSHAAKRAGWYHEVTLIVWGPSQRLLVGDKDLQAKVEAMRKDGVVVRACIACANSYGIADNLRALGLPVEPMGQPLSEMLQSDGWDVLTF; the protein is encoded by the coding sequence ATGCACGCCCCTCGCCAACCCCGCCTCGTGGCCGCCCTCGCGATCTGCGCGAGCGCCGTGTTCTTTCTTGGGATGCTCGCCGGCTCGCGTGAGCCCGCCGCCCATGCGCAGACTCGCGTCGAGCCCGCCTCGCCCACGCGACTGGCCATCGTCTGGACCAGCGGCGACCCGGATGTGGCGCACCGGATGGCGCTCATGTACTCCCACGCCGCCAAACGCGCCGGCTGGTACCACGAGGTCACGCTGATCGTCTGGGGGCCCTCGCAGCGTCTGCTCGTGGGCGACAAGGACCTGCAGGCCAAGGTCGAGGCCATGCGCAAGGACGGCGTGGTCGTCCGCGCCTGCATCGCCTGCGCGAACTCCTACGGCATCGCGGACAACCTGCGCGCGCTCGGCCTGCCGGTTGAACCCATGGGGCAACCCCTCAGCGAGATGCTCCAGAGCGACGGGTGGGATGTGCTGACCTTCTGA
- a CDS encoding TM0996/MTH895 family glutaredoxin-like protein translates to MAATKIEILGTGCAKCKALEKSAREAVANLGIDAEIAKIEKMDDIIARGVMMTPALAIDGKVRSSGRVLSASEVEKLLT, encoded by the coding sequence ATGGCCGCTACGAAAATCGAGATCCTGGGAACCGGCTGCGCGAAGTGCAAAGCGCTCGAGAAGTCCGCGCGCGAGGCGGTCGCCAATCTGGGCATCGACGCCGAGATCGCCAAGATCGAGAAAATGGACGACATCATCGCGCGCGGGGTCATGATGACGCCGGCGCTCGCGATCGACGGCAAGGTGAGGTCGAGCGGACGCGTGCTGTCTGCGTCGGAGGTCGAGAAACTGCTGACGTGA
- a CDS encoding permease, whose product MDRREWLKLASLAALFLGIYLLPIGAPAVEAAVGEGLRLTRWYAREHVILCLLPAFLIAGAIAAFVDKAAVLRYLGPKARKPAAYGVGATSGCVLAVCSCTVLPLFAGIYRMGAGIGPAMTFLYAGPAINVLAVILTARVLGLELGLARAIGAVVFSVVIGLTMAAIFERRGKANGTPPPEFVEPDAGEARPLHQLALLFGLMIAVLIFANWGASPDAAGFWHGVYENKWVLTTGAAVPMGAVLWRWFGFPLLGLIGAGWLVGAVAFLFQNEPSVPFASGVVALCLMMPRAGDQGREWWAQTWGYAKLITPLLIGGVFLAGVLLGTPEARGLIPPEWVERAVGGNSFGATLGASVVGAFMYFATLTEVPILEGLLGSGMGKGPALALLLAGPALSLPNMLVIRGVVGLKKAAVYVTVVIVGSTLAGLVFGNLF is encoded by the coding sequence ATGGATAGGCGTGAGTGGCTGAAGCTCGCGTCGCTCGCGGCGCTGTTTCTCGGCATCTACCTGCTGCCCATCGGGGCCCCCGCGGTCGAGGCGGCTGTGGGTGAGGGGCTGCGCCTGACGCGCTGGTACGCGCGCGAGCATGTCATCCTCTGCCTGCTACCCGCGTTTCTGATCGCCGGCGCGATCGCCGCGTTCGTCGACAAGGCCGCGGTGCTGAGGTATCTGGGCCCGAAGGCCAGGAAGCCGGCGGCGTACGGGGTCGGCGCGACCTCGGGCTGCGTCCTGGCGGTGTGCTCGTGCACGGTGCTGCCGCTCTTCGCTGGGATCTATCGGATGGGCGCCGGGATCGGCCCCGCGATGACCTTCCTGTACGCCGGTCCGGCGATCAACGTGCTCGCGGTGATCCTGACCGCGAGGGTTCTCGGCTTGGAGCTCGGGCTCGCTCGAGCGATCGGCGCCGTCGTGTTCAGCGTCGTGATAGGCCTCACGATGGCGGCCATCTTCGAGCGCCGCGGTAAGGCGAACGGGACGCCGCCCCCGGAGTTCGTCGAGCCCGACGCGGGCGAGGCGCGCCCGCTGCACCAGCTCGCGCTGCTCTTTGGCCTGATGATCGCTGTGCTGATCTTCGCGAACTGGGGCGCCTCGCCCGACGCCGCCGGGTTCTGGCACGGGGTCTACGAGAACAAATGGGTGCTGACGACCGGCGCCGCGGTCCCGATGGGAGCGGTTCTCTGGCGCTGGTTCGGCTTCCCGCTGCTCGGGCTCATCGGCGCCGGCTGGCTCGTCGGGGCGGTCGCGTTCTTGTTTCAGAATGAGCCGAGCGTCCCGTTCGCGTCAGGGGTGGTGGCGCTGTGTCTGATGATGCCGCGCGCGGGCGATCAGGGGCGTGAGTGGTGGGCGCAGACCTGGGGGTACGCCAAGCTGATCACGCCGCTGCTCATCGGTGGGGTGTTCCTCGCGGGCGTGCTGCTCGGCACGCCCGAGGCGCGCGGGCTTATCCCGCCCGAATGGGTCGAGCGGGCGGTCGGGGGCAACAGCTTCGGCGCGACGCTTGGCGCTTCGGTCGTCGGCGCGTTCATGTACTTCGCTACGCTCACCGAGGTGCCGATTCTGGAAGGGCTCCTCGGCTCTGGCATGGGCAAGGGGCCCGCGCTCGCCCTGCTCCTCGCCGGGCCCGCGCTCTCGCTGCCCAACATGCTCGTCATCCGCGGCGTCGTCGGACTCAAGAAAGCCGCGGTGTATGTCACCGTGGTCATCGTGGGCTCGACTCTCGCCGGCCTGGTGTTCGGCAACCTGTTCTGA